The following proteins come from a genomic window of Lolium rigidum isolate FL_2022 chromosome 5, APGP_CSIRO_Lrig_0.1, whole genome shotgun sequence:
- the LOC124657015 gene encoding cytochrome P450 76M5-like, translating into MELTLFSVCISLLCILLLCFLWNQSTKSSTGAPAPPGPTPFPVIGNIPNLIPGGELHRALARLSAFYGPVMSLRLGMVTTVVLSSPGAAHEALQKKDGAVSNRWIPDSTRVGGYSSISMVWLPSSSPLWKQLRTVASTVLFTSRRLGASHAIQERKARELVAHFRASSGSPVRVALPVFSAVLNMMSGVLFSEDVVEMGSVSGQEFMELIADTVAESIKPNISDLFPFLSALDLSGGRRAAAAKLVRFDKFFDAVIDRRQNSAEKHCDLLESLLELPAKSQLERPVIRALLTDLFIAGSHTTTTTVEWAMAELLRNPTKMAKARAELKEAFGSGNAEEGDLANLPYLQAVLKETLRLHPPGPLLLPHEVSESGVTLGGFSVPKGARVFINVWAIGRDPEVWPEPEAFTPERFLEREVDFRGRSFEYIPFGSGRRACPGMPLAVAVVPMVLASLFHEFEWRLPDGMVPGDVDLSDRFAAALELAVPLRAVPIWAKGTQHLGP; encoded by the exons ATGGAGCTGACCCTCTTCTCTGTGTGCATCTCGCTACTCTGTATCCTACTGTTATGCTTCCTATGGAACCAGTCAACCAAGTCCTCCACCGGTGCGCCTGCACCGCCGGGCCCAACGCCGTTCCCGGTAATCGGAAACATCCCCAACCTGATCCCCGGCGGCGAGCTACATCGCGCACTAGCTCGCCTGTCGGCGTTCTACGGCCCTGTAATGTCCTTACGGCTCGGCATGGTGACCACCGTCGTGCTGTCCTCACCGGGCGCAGCGCACGAGGCGCTCCAGAAGAAGGACGGCGCCGTCTCCAACCGGTGGATCCCCGATAGCACCAGAGTTGGGGGTTATAGCAGCATCTCCATGGTGTGGCTCCCGAGCTCCAGCCCGCTTTGGAAGCAGCTGCGCACCGTGGCGAGCACCGTGCTCTTCACGTCTCGGCGGCTCGGTGCCAGCCACGCCATCCAGGAGCGCAAGGCCCGGGAGCTCGTGGCCCACTTCCGCGCAAGCTCCGGGAGTCCGGTGCGCGTCGCGCTCCCCGTATTCAGCGCCGTGCTCAACATGATGTCCGGCGTCCTGTTCTCGGAGGACGTCGTCGAGATGGGGTCCGTGTCGGGGCAGGAGTTCATGGAGCTCATTGCAGACACCGTCGCAGAGTCGATCAAGCCCAACATCTCCGACTTATTTCCATTCCTCAGCGCGCTCGACCTCAGCGGTGGCCGCCGCGCGGCCGCCGCGAAACTCGTCAGATTCGACAAGTTCTTTGATGCCGTCATAGACCGTCGTCAGAACAGCGCCGAGAAGCACTGTGACCTGCTCGAGTCGCTGCTCGAGCTCCCAGCCAAATCCCAGCTCGAGCGGCCGGTGATTCGAGCTCTCCTCACG GATCTGTTCATTGCTGGGAGCcacacgaccacgacgacggtggaATGGGCGATGGCGGAGCTTCTCCGCAACCCGACGAAAATGGCCAAGGCACGTGCCGAGCTCAAGGAAGCGTTTGGATCCGGCAATGCAGAGGAAGGTGACCTCGCCAACCTCCCGTACCTCCAGGCCGTTCTGAAGGAGACGCTGCGGCTGCACCCGCCTgggccgctgctgctgccgcacgAGGTGTCGGAGTCCGGCGTGACGCTCGGCGGCTTCTCAGTGCCCAAGGGCGCCCGTGTCTTCATCAACGTGTGGGCCATAGGAAGGGACCCCGAGGTGTGGCCGGAACCGGAGGCGTTCACGCCGGAGAGGTTCTTGGAGAGGGAGGTGGACTTCCGGGGGAGGTCGTTCGAGTACATACCGTTCGGGTCGGGGCGGAGGGCGTGCCCCGGGATGCCGCTGGCCGTGGCGGTCGTGCCAATGGTGCTGGCATCGTTGTTCCACGAGTTTGAATGGAG GCTGCCGGATGGGATGGTGCCCGGCGACGTTGACCTCAGCGATCGCTTCGCCGCCGCGCTGGAGCTCGCCGTTCCTCTCCGGGCCGTGCCGATTTGGGCCAAAGGCACACAACATTTGGGTCCTTGA